In Musa acuminata AAA Group cultivar baxijiao chromosome BXJ2-3, Cavendish_Baxijiao_AAA, whole genome shotgun sequence, the following proteins share a genomic window:
- the LOC135608122 gene encoding uncharacterized protein LOC135608122 codes for MNPASESPSSPQQHQTTVTSTTEIQLRPTIDDMFQNSWEAAERGYETCSYYESKLKQILQFAFIDIIISSMALFAVFIGQRDLKGRANELHLLICGFLTTCSLLCGVTLMFFTINLLSRKDHSVQRGQHMTTVFLLVISCALLILTAAGFSTLLHKRSMFLAALLPGCLLLGTLIYFIVHAGNDHDQNSTGYASYKSELKHSLGLSFTVVSLAFSGLITTLIGTAKSHSDQALTINTKICIFQMFFAAMFGLLLMLLSSVPPSFKQQSTREFLTKVLKALSYSLLGSLALIAATAASAFLDVFLVLVLLPTPFLGVTLWFCIEWHSTQKQPHGPRTTTNVGHDLKLKLISKVATTTTSISFGGLMGVFSGFIGRKGSELQLKLCVLVMFFAFLSSFSVKLLAFSTPKPGTLMTVIKSLSTCSVLLLLFSAIIVFFLEFLGG; via the exons ATGAATCCAGCATCAGAGTCTCCCTCAAGTCCTCAG CAACACCAAACCACTGTTACTTCCACGACCGAGATCCAGTTGCGGCCAACAATCGATGACATGTTTCAGAACTCATGGGAAGCT GCAGAAAGAGGTTATGAAACATGTAGCTATTATGAATCCAAGTTGAAGCAAATCCTACAGTTCGCCTTCATTGATATCATCATCAGCTCAATGGCACTGTTTGCAGTTTTCATAGGACAGCGAGATCTGAAAGGCCGTGCAAACGAATTGCACCTTCTCATCTGCGGCTTCCTCACCACCTGCAGTCTTCTCTGTGGGGTAACCCTAATGTTCTTCACTATCAATTTGCTAAGTCGCAAGGATCACAGTGTCCAAAGAGGCCAGCATATGACCACCGTTTTCCTCCTCGTCATTTCATGCGCTCTCCTCATCCTTACAGCAGCTGGTTTCTCAACTCTCCTCCATAAACGCTCCATGTTTCTGGCAGCCCTGCTTCCGGGATGTTTGCTTCTCGGCACCCTCATCTACTTCATAGTCCACGCAGGGAATGATCATGATCAGAATTCCACAGGATATGCGAGCTATAAATCAGAGCTGAAACATTCGTTGGGTCTCTCATTCACTGTTGTCTCTCTTGCATTCAGTGGGCTGATAACTACTCTTATTGGGACCGCTAAAAGTCATTCGGATCAAGCCCTTACCATAAACACGAAGATCTGCATCTTTCAGATGTTCTTCGCCGCCATGTTCGGCCTTCTGTTGATGCTGCTCAGCTCAGTCCCACCAAGCTTCAAGCAGCAAAGCACCAGGGAGTTCCTTACCAAGGTCCTGAAAGCACTCAGCTACTCTCTGCTGGGCTCATTGGCACTCATAGCCGCTACGGCGGCTTCTGCTTTCCTTGACGTCTTCCTCGTACTGGTTCTCCTGCCGACACCATTTCTTGGAGTCACTCTTTGGTTCTGCATAGAGTGGCACAGCACCCAGAAACAGCCGCACGGACCGCGCACTACTACCAACGTTGGTCATGATCTCAAGCTCAAACTCATTTCCAAGGTCGCTACTACCACGACATCCATCAGCTTCGGAGGTCTTATGGGCGTCTTCTCAGGATTTATCGGCAGAAAAGGCAGTGAATTGCAGCTCAAGCTCTGCGTGCTGGTGATGTTCTTCGCATTTCTGTCCAGTTTCAGCGTGAAGCTGCTCGCTTTCAGTACTCCAAAGCCAGGAACTCTGATGACAGTTATCAAATCCTTAAGCACTTGCTCTGTCTTGTTGCTCCTATTCTCTGCCATTATCGTCTTCTTCC